From Micromonospora sp. NBC_01699, a single genomic window includes:
- a CDS encoding ABC transporter ATP-binding protein, protein MKPAIEVRDLVVERGRRRVLHGLTCALPEGSVTGLLGPSGSGKTTLLRAVVGVQIVTSGTVTVLGEPAGAAALRRKVGYVTQAPSVYTDLTVRENARYFAALQGCSAADADRAVADVGLASAATQLVGSLSGGQRSRASLACAIVGRPDLIILDEPTVGQDPVLRAELWDRFHAMAAAGTTLVVSSHVMDEAARCDRLLLIREGRLIADDTPDAVRASAGTDDLEEAFLRLIRRTEADRSPAATEETVT, encoded by the coding sequence CCGACGGCGGGTGCTGCACGGCCTGACCTGCGCTCTACCGGAGGGCAGCGTCACCGGGCTGCTCGGCCCGAGCGGCAGCGGCAAGACCACCCTGCTGCGGGCGGTGGTCGGCGTACAGATCGTCACGTCGGGCACGGTCACGGTGCTCGGCGAGCCGGCCGGCGCCGCCGCGCTGCGCCGCAAGGTCGGTTACGTGACCCAGGCGCCCAGCGTCTACACCGACCTGACCGTCCGGGAGAACGCCCGCTACTTCGCCGCCCTACAGGGCTGTTCCGCCGCCGACGCCGACCGGGCGGTCGCCGACGTCGGCCTCGCCTCGGCGGCGACCCAACTGGTCGGCTCGCTCTCCGGCGGTCAGCGCAGCCGGGCGTCGCTGGCCTGCGCCATCGTCGGCCGACCCGATCTGATCATCCTCGACGAACCCACGGTCGGTCAGGACCCGGTGCTGCGGGCCGAGCTGTGGGACCGGTTCCACGCCATGGCCGCCGCCGGCACCACCCTGGTCGTCTCCAGTCACGTGATGGACGAGGCCGCCCGCTGCGACCGGCTGCTGCTGATCCGCGAGGGCCGGCTGATCGCCGACGACACCCCCGATGCCGTACGTGCCAGCGCCGGCACCGACGACCTGGAGGAGGCGTTCCTCAGGCTGATCCGACGCACCGAGGCGGATCGGTCCCCCGCTGCGACGGAAGAGACGGTGACCTGA